Genomic segment of Dasypus novemcinctus isolate mDasNov1 chromosome 4, mDasNov1.1.hap2, whole genome shotgun sequence:
TTGTGTGAGGAAGAGCAAAGATGACAGTATAGCTGAAATAGGAGGCGTGAGGGAATTATAGGGGTTGAGGTCAGAGAGGTAAAAAGAGGTGGGGAAGTATAGGACCTCTTAGGCTAATATAAAAACTGAATTGtccttttatataaaatgctACTGGAGGATTCCAGAAAAAAGAATGACATGAACTGACTTACATTTTAATGGTCTTCAGTGTTAAGACCAAATAAAAGAGAGGTGCAAGGGAGGAAACAGGGCCACTAGTTAGAAGCATACTGGCAATAAGCCAGGTGAGAAATGATGGTGACTTGGGCCAGAGAAGTATAGTGAGAGGTGGTTGGATTTAGATATACTTTAAAAGAAGGGTTGACAAGATTTGCAATTAGTGTGGATATGAAGAATGAGACAAAAAGGAATCAAGAACGACTCCAATGTTTTTGGCCTAAGCAACTGAAAGAAGAGAGTTGCCATTTCCTGAGATGGAACAGTTTAAGGGTCAGAATAGCAGAAGCTTAGTTATAGACACAGACAATTCAAATGGAGCCATCAAGTAGACAGCCTCGCATTATGAGAGTAAGCTAggttggaaataaaaaaaatttgagtCATCGGCCAATGGACAGTATTGTGATGAGACTGAATGAGATTACTGGGGAAATGATGGTGAATTAAAATAGGACTTACCTGGAAGAATTCCAATAATCAGAGGAAGGAAGTTGAGGAGAAATCAGCAAAAGAAACATCAtaagagtaaaaagaaaaccaggaaaatcacttaaaaatgtttcaaaaagaaACAATCAATTGTGTTAAATGCTGATGATGGGCTTAAACCTAAGTTAAGTCCAGTTGCTTCTAActctaaaatatattctgaaCGGTCCCTGTTTATTTCATCTATCGTTATAATCCAACTCTCTATGAGCTACTTCCCAGGAAATCTGTTCTCCATACAGCAAGCAACaagaatgatcttttaaaaatataagtcagTGAAcgctaatgtaaactatgggctatagttaataatacaattataataatattgcttcatcagttttaacaaaggtaccacactaatgcaaagtgttaaaaacATCAAAAACTGTGTGCATGGGGGAGTTGGGGAGGGGAATATGGGATCTCTATTTTCTGCTTGACTTTTCAGTACATCTTTAACTTCTctcataaaaaatttttgaaatgaaaaaaatatatatgtctatAAACCATGTCAATAAGAGGCTACTTAACCTTCAATTGTCTTCCACTTCATctagaaaaaaatctaaactCCCACAAGGCCTTTTATGAACTGGTCCctgccttatttttttattttttgtttttttaatgttacattcaaaaaatatgaggtccccatatacacctgCCTACCTTATTGACCTCATTCCTCCTATGTCATTCTTCTATTATTTTGGCATTTATATTgttcttaaaacatattactcTTATTCATTGTCTTTGAACTCCATCTCCTATACGCAGAGTATATTCCATTAGCTCTTCATCCAGCTGGCTTTTCACCATTTAGGTCTCACAGCTCAAATATCTCCTTAAACAGGTCTTGCCCAATTGATTTTTCAAGATAGATAATAGTTTTTCTGTTCACTTATATATTGGCCCTCTCCCACTCACACTGTAAATTCCTCAAGGAAAGGCATTGTTGAATACATACTATAGCATTTAAAACTTTGCAAACAATAGGCCTCAATAATTATTGATGAAATATTGGTACTTTCATGATATCAAAGGAATGTTGCGAGGACAGTGTTTTAACTTTTTACCCAATACAGGCATTATTTCCACAACATCCTCAACTGGATCATCATTCAAGAACATCTTGAATATCTCCAGTGATGGCAAGCTTATTATCTCACGAAAGAGTTTACTCCATCTTGGGACAAGATGATCTTTATGATACCTAACTTTTAAACTTTACGTGCTTGAAAAGTCATCTTCATATTAATCCAGATCTCTCTCTGTGTAATGATCTACCCATTGTCCTTTGGAGTTAAAGCCAAATAAGTCTAACCCCTCTTGTTTATACAGTCCTCACATTTTTATCCATTGTATTTCCTTCTACAGGacaaatatttccatttatttcaatgATCCTCCATATGGTATGGTTTTCTAATCTCATTTTTTCATTATAATTTGGAAATTTCTAATTTATCAACTtgcatcttaaaatatttaattcagaAGTTAACACAATCTTCCCTATTTGCTCTGACTAGCATAGAGTCAGTGGAACAAAGAGTATTCTTATTTTATCTAGACATCACACTGTTATTCATGAAAGCATAATGAACAGATTGGGTAGTTCTGATATAAATCTTGCAATTAACTAAAATATCTGGCACTTTTCATAGGGACTGTTGTGAAACCAAGGGTCCCTCATCTTGTAGACATGAAGATATTTTCTAAACAGAATGCAATACTTTTCATGTATCTTTGTTAAaagtatttttgttatttttagtatattgttccatgctgttttaatctttttaatcCCAACTATGTACTTTGATATCCTAGAGATCCCTCCAAACTTTGTGCCAGTTAGAAATTTGTTAAGTGTGCCTTCTATGAATATATGCCAATCACTGGTAAAACATCTGCACAAAAATATCGAACACTGAGCCCCATAACCTGACATTAGAGACCTTTTTTCTCCTAGTTGATATAGATATTTTGTGCGGTTCAACAAGCTATTTGTAAACCCTGAACAGCTTCTTCTTATCtgcaaaaaaataacataaaagacATTATTAAATGCCTAGCTAAAATCAACATAAtctataaaaaaatttattcaaaaatttcttcttcttcactTCATTACATATAAATTATGTACATTGATTTGACCCTGTGGTTAAGTTCCAACACAGGAAGTAATAAATGTCAATATTATCAGTACCCCTAAAacaagattatatatatatatctatattttaaagatattacttAATGTAAACTTTGTTCTAGGACAATATGAATATTTTTGCATTAGAATGTTAAGAATGAGAAATTAACATAAACCAATACTATGTTTCctatatatttaatgaaaaagCTACATCAAATAATGTGTTGATCAATCCTGAGGCCTtgaaaattttaagataaaattttattttattcatattgctTAAAGCTcatatgggggaagcagacttggcccaatcgTTAGGgtgtccgactaccacatgggaagtccgcggttcaaaccctgggcctccttgacccgtgtggagctggcccatgcacagtgctgatgcgtacaaggagtgccatgccacgcaggggtgtcccctgactaggggatccccacatgtaaggagtacaccccgtaaggagagctgcccagcacaaaagaaagtgcaggctgcccaggaatggcgccacacacacggagagctgacacagcaagatgacacagcaaaaagagacacagactgagGCTATATGTCATTTGTGAAACTAAAATCATGAAACTACAGAATTTGAAGTATAAACTGcactcaaaagagaaaaaaaaaagaaacacagatttcctgtgtcgctgataaggacagaagtgatcacagaagaacacacagcaaaaggacacagagagaagacaacggggggggaggggcagagaaatttaaaaattaaaaaataaataaataaagcgcATATGGAATCTTCCCTGTCCTGTCACTATAGGTTGTAACTGAATTGTGCATATTTAGGAAAACTAgtatatttttaacattaaatAGACCAAATTAACTGGGAACAATATTGTTACTAATAAGAGCACATTCAGAGTTTAAACATTAAATCCAAAAATTGAAAGTGTGATCAAAGCAGCAGCCTGttagaagaaaaatatgacaGTGTCATGATACTGAAGAATCTATTATGGGGCAATTTAATCTCCATCACTGCTTTCTCAACTACTTTACCTACTAAATGGAACTCATAGCAGTCCAGAATTAGGAAAAGTAATTCATAAACTATTTACATGACTTTTACATTTCATTTCAATGATCTTTATGAGGAAATTCTTATTGATTTTTCTACTTTCTAAATCTCTTTTCAGAAACCTAGAACCACAAGAAGGTATGTGAAGCCTGCTGCTAAGGGGAAATATCAAACTTCTCTTTTTCAACACAATCACTTTTGCTATTTAGAAGGAATGGGAAGATGAAAGACCGACTTCAAGAACTAAAACAGCGAACAAAGGAAAGTGAACTCTCTAGAGGCAGGAATGTGTCTAATACAGAGGCAGAGGAACAAGGGGAGTTTCTGCAGCAAGCCATTATTTATGAAAGagagcctgtagctgagagacaCCTACATGAGATCCAAAAACTACAGGAGAGTATTAACAATTTGACAGAAGATGTTAAAAAGTTTGGGCAGCAACAGAAGAGTCTAGTGGCTTCAATGAGAAGGTTTAGTCTTCTTAAGAGAGAGTCTAGCATTACAAAGGAGATAAAAATCCAAGCAGAACACATTAACAGAGGTTTGGATgatttaatgaaagaagttaaaaagTCAGAGACTGAAAATGGTCCATCATCAGTGATCACAAGGATACTTAAATCTCAGCATGCTGCAATGTTCCGCCATTTTCAGCAAACTATGTTTATATACAATGACACAATAGCAGCAAAGCAAGAGAAGTGTAAGACATTTATCTTCCGTCAGTTTGAAGTTGCTGGAAAAGAAGTGTCTGAagaagaagtaaatgatatgCTTCATCAAGGAAAATGGGAAGTTTTCAATGAAAGCTTACTTACAGAAATCAATATCACTAAAGCACAACTCTCAGAGATAgaacagagacacaaagaactTGTTAATTTGGAGAACCAAGTAAAGCATTTAAAGGACATTTTCATTCAGATATCTCTTTTAGTAGAGGAGCAAGGAGAAAGCATCAACAATATTGAAATGATAATGAATAGTACAAAAGAATATGTTAGCACTACAAAAGAGAAATTTGGGCTAGCTGTAaagtacaaaaaaagaaatccttgCAGAATATTGTGTTGTTGGTGTTGTCCATgttatagatcacagtaaagaagctactttagaaatattttcagctttaggATGAGGAATGTCCCATATTTCAGCaccttattttgtttttcttcattccaTGGACTCATTCTAATCATCATTAATTcataatttcccccttttagcaCTTACCTACTATGATTACATAAACTTCTGAAGTCAATGATGTAAGATGAGTCTTTGCAAACCTGTTACATtccaaaattatataaaaatagagaAGGGGTTTAAATAAATgtcaaacattttattttctagtcTCTTCTAAATTTAGATACTCATAAACTCAGTTAATTAAACTAAAAGCATTAAACACACAATTACTGAAAATGAGATGAATGATCTTAAATTTTCGGTTAGATAGTGTCTTAGTTTACCACAGGGCTGCGAAAGCCAGAAATAGACTGGGTTTTAttatggggattttatttaggataaaagcttatagttctgaggtcatgaaatatccaaatcaaagtatcattggggatgctttctcaccaaagtcagctactgatgATCCTGGTGTTCTGCTACATGGCaaagatggcagccaatctctgccaaggtccctcccttcccctccagaatctactatctcccagagctcagctgtgggtaaccaggcttagggcttgtctcttcacCTTTGAGCTGTTCTGTGGGCCCAGCATCTTGGGTACTTCATGCTTAAATTTTGGTTGAAGgtcagctgctagtgatcctggTCTCCTGCCATATGGTAAGACATAGTGGTGGCCCTGCCAGTCtgggtctctcccctctcctcagagTCTTGTCtttttcagcctctcagggtccTCTTTCGGTATCTGTGTAccccactgattccagcctctggcctctggaacttctctcttagcttctcacaatttctctgtctctgcagctttttttctgtgtgtctgtagctttttagtcctctgttatgaaggactccagtaagaggattaaggacACACCCTgagtcccacaatctaatcaatggtccttaactgaagcaatttaATCAAAAGCTTCCATCTACAGTGGGTTTACAGGGACAGGAATAGGTTTgctttaaggacatgattttctagggtccatgaaagactcaaaccaacacaaaCTCACATAAACACAGAGATGATGGAGGTATGGACtaggatggtggtggtgatggtagtagcAGTACCAATACTCAAAATTAGTAAGTGCGTATTTCCTGTCATTGTAATAAATTTACAGTAGGTAAAGTATGAGGTAAATATTATTCCAGTTTTAAGAATACTGAGGTATGGTAAGATAAAGTAACCAGCCCTAGTTCACAGAAACTGCACATAAtgaatcaggatttgaacccaggcagtttgACTCTAGAGCCAGCTCTTAAGTACTATATACTTTATGGTGGTAATGGAAAAAATTAGATCATTTTGTGAAAGACAGATTTAAGAAGTGGTAGAATCTACAAGATACTGGTTGGATGGTGATGGCCATTACTGAAATAAGAAAAGACCAAGACTGACAATTTTAGAATTGGgagtaaagaggaaatcaagaattcTATTTTGGCCAAGACTATCTGAAATGACTATAAAATGTCAAGTGGAGGTTTCTGGGATGTTAGTTATACCAGTAGAAACTTTTGGGAAATGTCAGGGCTAGATTTGGGTCGTTTGGGTAGCTTCAGGGGTGAAATACATAGATTTAAAAAACAGGAAGCCCAGAAAATGCCCTGGCATATTACAAAATTTAGATTTAAAGCAAAAGAGGAGATTGTgaaggagactgagaaggaacCACCAATAAGGCAAGTGAAAAACCAATAAAGTGTGCTGTAATGAAAAAGATGAGACTATAAAGGAGAAGGAAATAGTAGACTTTAAGGAAATTAAGAATGGGACTTGGCAACATGAAGGTAACTGCTGACTTTAACAAGAACAGTTTTAAGGAATTGTAGAGACAGAAGCACAAGTGGAGAATGTTGAGGGAAGAATGTGATATGAAGAGTGTGGCACCCACGACAAACGGTTCTTTTCAGAAGCTTGTATAGGggacaagaaaaaaagagttaataGCTGGAGAGGGATGTAGAGTCAAAGGCTTGCACAAAACTTAAAGATAAAAAACACAAGCACATTCACTGAGGGGAATGGTACAGAGAAAGAAGCTCTTGATACAAGAAAGGACAGGAATAATATACCAAAGCAGAAAGAGGTGGGATCAAAAACAGAGAAGCTGGCCTTGGATAAGGGAGAGACACTTCAACCAAAGTATAGGAGGGAAGCAGGGGTTAGGAACAAAAGCAAATAGTGGAATAAAAGTGGGAGTGGGAAGATGAGAGAATTCTTGTGTGTCAGTTTCTATCTCCCTAAAGAATTAGGAggcaaaaattaactgaaagcaCAAATAGGTTAAGATAagaacaggaagaaaggaaaagaggtgaAGTAGTCATTTTGGAGAGGAGGATAACAAACATTCTAGGAAAGGCAGTAGGATTACCATGGAGTCGTTAGGGTCAGTCTGAACTTTAATTTGAGATCAGATGATATGGTATTATGTTTTTACATATCAATATGTAGATGCCCAGGTGTTGAAATGGAGTGAGAAGGTGAGTCTTATTTGGGTatctgaaagaaatgaatttgtttATGTTATACCAACactataaaatcatttttaattttttaaatataaggaaatttaaGAACTTTCTACTGTGCTGATTATCAGGCATTACTGGATAATCAGATGTTCCACatatcagttttattttattttttctttatttttattttttaaagatgtatttttttattatttatttctctcccattccccctccccccacccccagtggcctgctctctgtgtccattcactgtgtgttctcctgtgaccacttctatctttatcagccgcaccaggaatctgtgtttctttttgttgcgtcatcttgtagtgtcagctctccatgtatgtggcaacattcttgggcaggctgcacttccttttgcactgggcagctctccttacggggcggactccttacgcgtggggatcccctacacgggggcacccctgcgtggcacggcactccttgtgagcattagcactgagcatgggccagctccacacaggtcaaggaggcccaggatttgaatcgcagacctcccatatggtaggcggacaccctatccattgggccaagtccgcttcccacacaTCAGTTTTAAATGTTTAAGGAATATTAAGAAAAAGACTAATTAAAAACAGATGATACAACCCCCAGTTAATTGGATGTTGACAGACATATATCTTTTGTTCCCTCTAAATCTGTGCTATATACTTTCACCTAAAGCCTTAGTGATATGCTTGTAATTGCTCCTAAATTGTTCATGATGAAAACTGAGATAAAGTACTACTTAATATTCACTAGCATAATTATGTCCCACAGATTTGTGAGAGTACTTTTTCCATTAGCATTTCATATCTGCACagagtggttttttttaaagatttatttatttacttatttctctccccttcccacccccctcccccggttgtctgctcttgcACAGAGTGTTtttaaagcaaagcaaaaatTCATTGCAACATAGTATATCACAATTTTCATTGCTATATTTACAAACAAATTAGTATCACCCTATCTTaagcaataaaaacaacaaattttaaattactgaacattttagatattttatttacacatttaATATGCATTAGTCATTCTTGTGTTGAGTATGgagatgggaaaaatacaactaatgtaacttattggctatagttaacaataatactaTGATATTTTGTGGCAAGGCAAATAAGGTACTATATTAATACTAAGggtcagagaaaaaaaagaatatggtatttcattgcaattttgatttgtattgaaactacagtgagatacctcacaccatacagaatggccactattaaaagaacagaaaacatcaAGTGctcgagaggatgtggagaaatagcaacactccttcactgttggaaGACGATCTAGTGGTTCATCAGGAAACTAAATacagaactgtcatatgatccagcaattccactactaggaatatacgcagaagaactgaaagcaaggacacagatATTTGCACAGATAGTTGCACATTAATGCTCATAATGGTATTATTCATAAAtgctaaaaaatggaaacaatctaagtgtccatcaactgatgactggataaacaagatgtggcatattcattcaatggaatattattcaagtgtaagaagaaatcaaatggGGACGCACATGACAAAATGGAGGAAACTTGAGGATAttacactgagtgaaataagtcaaacacaaaaggaaaaatattgtattgtcttgctgatatgaactaaatacaatgaatgaaCTTATGGAGTTGGATTATGAAGTGTAGGTTGGGGGGAGATGGAATATGGGATGAGAAGGGGTAAatgatgctggatgtatgtagaatgtttaataagatcaaatgtaaatatgtggtaatgatgtgggctatgggtgggaggctgttcatctctttgtagaaaACCTTAGCTGTATGTGTTCTGCACTGTgcgtgtgggacagtaagagctacagccctgcccttggcaaccatgacaatgactccagtcccagaaaaacaattcAGCAATGCAAACCctatgaattttaaatattcagagaaaatgcaaaccaaatgcactaaaagcttatctagaatgtaaaagatacatattaattcaagcttattgagcactgaaacaatgaacaatttggcccttcctctatataaaaagaactcaaaaattttGTTTAGGgcttgggttttgaacagaaagcttcCAAGTCTATCTGGCCatgaataaattactttttccttctcaaaattataatgagtcctggccttttcatatgcaaataattgaacctctctcaatgtCTACAACatttgggggctcatctgggatttgcaaatgaaggccagagaagatAGCATTTCGTTACCCCTTCCGGATCCCCGAGGAGGGAACCCAATGACCTTCCATGAAGCTCcattacctccagaaatttggggaggagccatcttctccaggtctgaaaggaaagaaaaaaaaagaagggaaaaagtctggtgtttgggtttgtctaactgcatgttagttATCTAGTTCTGGGCTTCTCTCCACTGAggtagtgaaggcttgattataagAAGgaaggatgtttataggtttgagtcctaacatcctggaaattgctCTGGactttgaaaaacttggttacaggaaaataaatcagctttctagtgaagcttggtctgagtgtaaagttaaacagtgaaaaggtctagccggaatcttttgttatggtgctgaattgcaaatgaattcactTTGCAGATGGCAAGCATAAGCAGGAGATCCTgttcagatgttaatgttaagtgttctctctttctaaagtttgtaatggctgcaagggcagccatgctgaagaaataaaatatatataaaaattgtgagtcagattgataagttttgtgcttctgtctgtctgCTAAATGCTGGTGCTAAGATTGTGTAATTACATAAAGTGGTAAAATTTGGTTAAGCTcgaaccctcccttgccactggcaaaggagtgaattgattgtagtttataaagcaaaatcgTGACATTTAAATGTGTGtatgcatgctctgctgtcttgcctctctgggtcCACCCCATTTGCCAGCTCAGGATTGTCTGTGTCAGTGTCCACACCATGCACCTAAGTTTTATTAAAATTGGCCCAGTCAGGGTAGCTGATGGAGCCAGTAACTTAAATCATAGCCCTGCCAGGGCGGGGGGGATCCCCAGGACAGACACTGAATTTGAAAAAttctttcaagccattttagcagcctgGAACTTGCTATCACcaccttctttctcctcctccctttaGGAGGATGCATAAAAGCGGCAAGCTGGGaagggggagcggcttgccccctCCAGTGAGTGCACACCTTCTATTCGTAAACCTCATTCCTATTTAATTGCTATGCACTCGACTGCCtggaagaggagagggaaaggagatGCAGGATCAGAATCAGGATAAATGCAATTTTagtgtcaaaggccaaaataaatggACTTCTGCCCAGattctgcttttctgaatctctctgtAAATCTATGTAGAAATGttctgaaatgttttaaagcCATAAACATGTCTAAAGGAAGGAAGCTaatgcttgaaaaaaaaaacacaaaccctcaaacttctcagtttaaactcaattgtgcctataaaaggtgtaaaTAGTAATCGAAATAAGACTTCGTGTGCCATCAATTAGGGTCAGGGAGTTCCTTAAAATGCTAAGATATGGAATTtggttttaatctgtgcttaactttgtgttccactttaaaatctgtgttcggattttgtcagtttgcttgcgCCTAAAAATCACGGTAAAAGGTAACttgaaatgaatctttaaatgccaatactgtcttgctagggaattaaatgcataacccGCAGATGAAATCTGTTCAGTTactaggaaaaaaacaggaaagcatcTCAGTGTtgttactaataaggttcttgtaatgtaattaataaaggtatccaattcatcttAAAACAGAACATACTTAAAcctgtaactaagaattaaaatcatgtataagtacctttacatatttatatatatatatatatataaaaatctgtAACTAAAGCTATTACAATGGAGTAAATGTGGCCTAGATTTCGGCTATTGTAATAGTGATATTAATCAATTTGCCTctatttatggctacttcaagtttaTCTAATGCTTACTGTAATAGTGGTTGTTATTACTCAAACTTatcctatagttattttataactaatttcacccctgatcttcaactattgtgatggtaattacaAACTGCGTTTGCATTTACTTACAGTTCCTGCAGGTCTGGCCCACTGTTAACAAACCAATGTAACaattaaactttaaaacttaTAGTTAAATTAAAAAGGGGGGGttatgcatatcac
This window contains:
- the STX19 gene encoding syntaxin-19, yielding MKDRLQELKQRTKESELSRGRNVSNTEAEEQGEFLQQAIIYEREPVAERHLHEIQKLQESINNLTEDVKKFGQQQKSLVASMRRFSLLKRESSITKEIKIQAEHINRGLDDLMKEVKKSETENGPSSVITRILKSQHAAMFRHFQQTMFIYNDTIAAKQEKCKTFIFRQFEVAGKEVSEEEVNDMLHQGKWEVFNESLLTEINITKAQLSEIEQRHKELVNLENQVKHLKDIFIQISLLVEEQGESINNIEMIMNSTKEYVSTTKEKFGLAVKYKKRNPCRILCCWCCPCYRSQ